A single genomic interval of Syntrophaceae bacterium harbors:
- a CDS encoding flagellar biosynthesis anti-sigma factor FlgM, which produces MRKPLRKEDCRLQLLQVVRELPEIRHEKVEEVRARIGQGLCSVDADVLAERMLGEALADALQRSRKPRH; this is translated from the coding sequence ATGAGAAAACCCCTCCGCAAGGAAGATTGCAGGCTGCAGCTGCTCCAGGTCGTCCGGGAGCTTCCCGAGATCAGGCACGAGAAGGTGGAGGAGGTGAGAGCCCGGATTGGGCAGGGCCTCTGCAGCGTCGATGCCGACGTGCTTGCCGAGCGGATGCTGGGCGAGGCCCTCGCGGACGCCCTCCAGAGGTCCCGCAAGCCCCGCCACTGA
- the metF gene encoding methylenetetrahydrofolate reductase [NAD(P)H] has product MLIRDLFKQKKRTLSFEVFPPAREGNLESLFTTIAELKELNPDFISVTYGAGGGTRDKTIEIAARVKKEIGSEALAHLTCVASTRDDIARILEDMKANGIENILALRGDPPRGEEKFVRPAGGFGFANELVEFIRAHNGFSVGVAGYPEGHPEAPSFDDDLKNLKRKVDAGADFIITQLFFRNDDFYRFRDRAMAMKIRVPIIPGIFPILNYKQILRITELCGAKIPPALGDRLCWLKDKPGEVEKYGIEYAQQQAWDLIRNEVCGLHICTMNQSRAARKIVRELAL; this is encoded by the coding sequence ATGCTGATCCGCGACCTGTTCAAGCAGAAAAAGAGAACGCTCTCCTTCGAGGTCTTCCCGCCGGCGCGGGAGGGGAACCTGGAGAGTCTCTTCACGACGATCGCCGAGCTCAAGGAGCTCAACCCCGACTTCATCTCCGTGACCTACGGCGCCGGCGGCGGGACGCGGGACAAGACGATCGAGATCGCCGCCCGCGTGAAGAAGGAGATCGGCAGCGAGGCTCTCGCCCACCTCACCTGCGTCGCCTCGACGCGGGACGACATCGCCCGCATCCTCGAGGACATGAAGGCGAACGGCATCGAGAACATCCTCGCCCTGCGCGGCGACCCGCCCCGGGGCGAGGAGAAGTTCGTCCGTCCCGCGGGGGGCTTCGGGTTCGCCAACGAACTCGTCGAGTTCATCCGGGCGCACAACGGCTTTTCCGTCGGCGTGGCGGGATACCCCGAGGGTCACCCCGAGGCGCCGAGCTTCGACGACGACCTGAAGAACCTCAAGCGCAAGGTGGACGCCGGGGCCGACTTCATCATCACGCAGCTCTTCTTCCGCAACGACGACTTCTACCGCTTCCGGGACCGGGCGATGGCGATGAAGATCCGGGTGCCCATCATCCCCGGCATCTTCCCCATCCTCAACTACAAGCAGATCCTGCGCATCACGGAGCTCTGCGGGGCGAAGATCCCGCCGGCGCTGGGCGACAGGCTCTGCTGGCTCAAGGACAAGCCCGGGGAGGTGGAGAAGTACGGCATCGAGTACGCCCAGCAGCAGGCCTGGGACCTGATCCGCAACGAGGTCTGCGGCCTGCACATCTGCACGATGAACCAGAGCCGCGCGGCGCGGAAGATCGTCCGCGAGCTGGCCCTGTGA